In Pseudomonas asiatica, the following are encoded in one genomic region:
- a CDS encoding aspartate aminotransferase family protein: protein MSTASCLAQVPPASAPRALYEFTDSPLLQRQQQQESNARSYPRRIPLALKRARGIHVEDVEGRQFIDCLAGAGTLALGHNHPVVVEAIQRVLADELPLHTLDLTTPVKDRFVQDLFGVLPEALRREAKVQFCGPTGTDAVEAALKLVRSATGRSTVLAFQGAYHGMSQGALSLMGSHGPKQPLGALLGNGVQFMPYPYDYRCPFGLGGEAGVRANLHYLETLLLDPESGVPLPAAVILEVVQGEGGVIPADIEWLKGVRRITEQAGVALIVDEIQSGFARTGRMFAFEHAGIIPDVVTLSKAIGGSLPLAVVVYRDWLDTWKPGAHAGTFRGNQMAMAAGSAVIDYLVEHRLAEHAEAMGQRLRQHLQQLQRDYPQLGDIRGRGLMLGVELVDPQGHRDALGHPAANRELAAKVQRECLKRGLILELGGRHGAVVRFLPPLIISGEQIDEVAQRFAEALIAAV from the coding sequence ATGTCCACCGCTTCCTGCCTTGCCCAGGTCCCGCCGGCCAGCGCGCCGCGTGCCTTGTACGAGTTCACCGATTCACCCTTGCTGCAACGCCAGCAACAACAGGAGTCCAACGCCCGCAGCTACCCGCGGCGCATCCCCCTGGCACTCAAGCGCGCCCGTGGCATCCATGTGGAGGATGTCGAAGGCCGCCAGTTCATCGACTGCCTGGCCGGCGCCGGCACTCTGGCGCTGGGCCACAACCACCCGGTGGTGGTCGAGGCGATCCAGCGGGTACTGGCCGATGAACTGCCACTGCACACCCTGGACCTGACCACGCCGGTCAAGGACCGCTTCGTCCAGGACCTGTTCGGCGTGCTGCCCGAGGCGTTACGCCGTGAAGCCAAGGTCCAGTTCTGCGGCCCGACCGGTACCGATGCGGTGGAAGCAGCGCTGAAGCTGGTGCGCAGCGCCACCGGCCGCAGCACCGTGCTGGCCTTCCAGGGCGCCTACCATGGCATGAGCCAGGGGGCGCTGAGCCTGATGGGCAGCCATGGGCCGAAGCAGCCGTTGGGGGCCTTGCTCGGCAACGGTGTGCAGTTCATGCCGTACCCCTACGACTACCGTTGCCCGTTCGGCTTGGGCGGCGAAGCCGGGGTCAGGGCCAACCTGCATTACCTGGAAACCCTGCTGCTCGACCCGGAAAGCGGCGTGCCGCTGCCAGCGGCGGTGATCCTCGAGGTGGTGCAGGGCGAGGGCGGGGTGATTCCGGCCGATATCGAGTGGCTCAAGGGTGTACGCCGTATCACCGAGCAGGCCGGCGTGGCGTTGATCGTCGATGAGATCCAGAGCGGTTTCGCCCGTACCGGGCGCATGTTCGCCTTCGAGCATGCCGGCATCATCCCGGATGTGGTCACCTTGTCCAAGGCCATTGGCGGCAGCCTGCCGCTGGCGGTGGTGGTGTACCGCGACTGGCTGGACACCTGGAAGCCGGGCGCCCACGCCGGCACTTTCCGTGGTAACCAGATGGCCATGGCGGCGGGCTCGGCAGTGATCGATTACCTGGTCGAGCATCGCCTGGCAGAGCATGCCGAGGCCATGGGCCAGCGCCTGCGCCAGCACCTGCAGCAGTTGCAGCGGGATTATCCGCAGTTGGGTGATATTCGCGGGCGTGGCCTGATGCTTGGGGTGGAACTGGTGGATCCGCAAGGCCACAGGGATGCGCTTGGGCATCCGGCGGCCAACCGTGAGTTGGCGGCGAAGGTGCAGCGCGAGTGCCTCAAGCGCGGGCTGATCCTGGAGCTCGGTGGGCGGCATGGGGCGGTGGTGCGCTTCCTGCCGCCGTTGATCATCAGTGGCGAGCAGATCGATGAGGTCGCGCAGCGCTTTGCCGAGGCGTTGATCGCGGCGGTCTGA
- a CDS encoding ATP-binding protein — protein MSLRVRLSLILGSAFVIIWALAAAWMLRDLRQQMMFSLDQRLVASARMVAGLIDQLPQPLTAKGGEAHFSADQFSVPDGMACQVSSLRGEILASNHKHDGVMDDERSGFRDQTIDDALWRTFTYNHGDVRITTADRHMEREALNQSILLAASAPVLMALLGSLGLLWIGLGKGLEPLNRMRDALRRRRADSVEPLQVAGMPSELQPLLETQNQLFLRIAQTIERERRLTDDAAHELRSPLTAIKTHLQVARMTDGAVREQALEHAEQGADRMHRTLEQLLMLARVEGSLSFEDGVQCSAEQVARQAVQDAGGGDNRRIVLRLPDAATQIYLGMPAPLAVAALRNLLDNALRHGGDEAVELEVQMADGQVGFMVRDHGPGIAEADLEHLTERFWRNGQSGGCGLGLAIVQAIVQRCAGSLKFDSRSDGLRVLLQVPARSGN, from the coding sequence ATGAGCCTGCGGGTACGCCTGAGCCTGATCCTGGGCAGCGCCTTCGTGATCATCTGGGCGCTGGCCGCCGCGTGGATGCTGCGCGACCTGCGCCAGCAGATGATGTTCTCCCTCGACCAGCGCCTGGTGGCTTCGGCGCGCATGGTCGCCGGGCTGATCGACCAGCTGCCGCAGCCGCTGACTGCCAAGGGTGGGGAGGCGCACTTTTCCGCCGACCAGTTCAGCGTGCCGGACGGCATGGCTTGCCAGGTCAGCTCGCTGCGTGGCGAGATTCTCGCCAGCAACCACAAGCACGATGGCGTCATGGACGATGAACGCAGTGGTTTCCGAGACCAGACTATCGACGACGCGCTGTGGCGCACCTTTACCTACAACCATGGCGATGTGCGCATTACTACCGCCGACCGGCACATGGAGCGCGAGGCACTGAACCAGTCGATCCTGCTGGCGGCCTCGGCGCCGGTGCTGATGGCCCTGCTTGGCAGCCTGGGGTTGTTGTGGATCGGCCTGGGCAAGGGCCTGGAGCCGCTCAACCGCATGCGCGATGCCCTGCGCCGCCGGCGCGCGGACAGCGTCGAGCCGCTGCAGGTGGCGGGCATGCCCAGCGAACTGCAACCGTTGCTGGAAACCCAGAACCAGCTGTTCCTGCGCATTGCCCAGACCATCGAGCGTGAGCGGCGCCTGACCGACGATGCCGCGCATGAACTGCGCAGCCCGCTGACGGCGATCAAGACCCACCTGCAGGTGGCACGGATGACCGATGGCGCCGTGCGCGAGCAGGCGCTGGAGCATGCCGAGCAGGGCGCCGACCGCATGCACCGCACGCTGGAGCAGTTGCTGATGCTGGCGCGGGTGGAAGGCAGCCTGTCGTTCGAGGATGGCGTGCAGTGCAGCGCCGAGCAGGTGGCCCGGCAGGCGGTGCAGGATGCCGGCGGCGGTGACAACCGGCGCATCGTGTTGCGTTTGCCTGACGCCGCTACGCAGATCTACCTGGGCATGCCTGCGCCGTTGGCGGTGGCGGCGCTGCGCAACCTGCTGGACAACGCCTTGCGCCATGGCGGCGACGAGGCGGTGGAGCTTGAGGTGCAGATGGCTGACGGCCAGGTGGGCTTCATGGTGCGGGACCATGGGCCGGGGATTGCCGAGGCGGACCTTGAGCACCTGACCGAGCGCTTCTGGCGTAACGGGCAGAGTGGTGGATGCGGGCTGGGGCTGGCGATCGTACAGGCGATCGTGCAGCGTTGTGCCGGTAGCCTGAAGTTCGACAGCCGCAGTGATGGGTTGCGGGTGTTGTTGCAGGTGCCGGCGCGCTCGGGGAATTGA
- a CDS encoding response regulator produces MHVLLCEDDDLIAAGICAGLIAQGLTVDRVGNAADARAMLQAAQFDVMILDLGLPDEDGLKLLRRLREKGETLPVLVLTARDAVTDRVDGLQAGADDYLLKPFDLRELAARLHTLLRRVAGRAVNVIEHGPLRYDPSSCEATLAGQPVDLSRREQALLQALLQNPGRVLSSEQLKDCVYGFSDEVESNALNVHIHHLRRKLGNGIVETVRGLGYRLGPAQAPEQAAS; encoded by the coding sequence ATGCACGTTCTGCTCTGCGAGGACGACGACCTGATCGCCGCCGGCATCTGCGCCGGCCTTATCGCCCAGGGCCTGACCGTGGACCGTGTGGGCAACGCCGCCGATGCACGGGCGATGCTGCAGGCCGCGCAGTTCGACGTGATGATCCTCGACCTTGGCCTGCCCGACGAAGACGGCCTGAAGCTGTTGCGCCGCCTGCGCGAGAAAGGCGAGACGCTGCCAGTGCTGGTGCTCACTGCCCGAGATGCGGTCACCGACCGGGTCGATGGCCTGCAGGCCGGCGCCGACGATTACCTGCTCAAGCCGTTCGACCTGCGCGAGCTGGCTGCTCGCCTGCACACCCTGCTGCGGAGGGTGGCCGGGCGGGCGGTGAATGTGATCGAACACGGCCCGCTGCGCTATGACCCGAGCAGCTGCGAGGCAACCCTGGCCGGCCAGCCGGTCGACCTGTCCCGGCGTGAACAGGCATTGCTCCAGGCGCTGCTGCAGAACCCCGGGCGGGTGCTGTCCAGCGAGCAGCTCAAAGACTGCGTGTACGGCTTCAGCGACGAAGTCGAGAGCAATGCCCTGAACGTGCATATCCACCATCTGCGGCGCAAGCTGGGCAACGGCATCGTCGAGACCGTGCGCGGCCTGGGCTACCGGCTGGGCCCGGCGCAGGCGCCGGAGCAGGCCGCATCATGA
- a CDS encoding DUF6861 domain-containing protein, whose product MYLDYLVPSWHEIESRVIAMVGYQSGGQFRTSLNEEVASLGLNLRRIEAVRTAFYHAEWQAAHMLRQRFADLDINSIVDELLMVARQMAMIVAGSTITGGLLGAGVGAFAGGAGTIPFAGAGAAMGLKVSGWILGALGLASIAEFFIEGLPRIGEYYVDGIRFAWEGTCGNEGTGPLCRDDPYAISRATHQIAQAHVEVVLLLLGAIVSYLTRGRGDARVLAQEMAASRKGARLGQWMLKHEEGLKKRPDLQVPERRKGAVGEPQPMQPDRPAGKDKEPSTGKPGSMPLHTVACFKADKLPPAKHGEFERQLKGQQDGLNRLTVEEFLENVANPVKRNPIVARKARKQMQDKLEQRILDDLPDDLSPREAQRTAAKLAKETMATLAALHNPDLTAGGRDVIADFGDKQVNSTIGPQWKSKIKGIQQAAEEALKSGGDASFMNIKLIKC is encoded by the coding sequence ATGTACCTGGATTACCTCGTGCCCTCCTGGCACGAGATCGAGTCACGTGTCATCGCCATGGTGGGCTACCAAAGCGGTGGCCAGTTCCGCACCAGCCTCAATGAAGAGGTCGCCTCGCTAGGCCTCAACCTGCGCCGGATAGAAGCCGTCCGCACCGCCTTCTACCACGCCGAATGGCAGGCGGCGCACATGCTGCGCCAGCGCTTCGCCGACCTCGACATCAACAGCATCGTCGACGAACTGCTGATGGTCGCGCGGCAGATGGCGATGATCGTCGCCGGCAGCACCATTACCGGTGGCCTGCTTGGCGCGGGGGTTGGCGCATTCGCCGGCGGCGCCGGAACCATTCCGTTTGCCGGCGCGGGCGCGGCCATGGGCCTCAAGGTCAGTGGCTGGATCCTCGGCGCGCTAGGGCTGGCTTCCATCGCCGAGTTCTTCATCGAGGGCTTGCCGCGTATCGGCGAGTACTACGTCGACGGCATTCGCTTCGCCTGGGAAGGCACCTGCGGCAATGAAGGCACGGGCCCGCTCTGCCGGGACGACCCCTATGCGATATCCCGGGCGACGCATCAGATTGCCCAAGCCCACGTGGAAGTCGTGCTGCTGTTGTTGGGGGCGATCGTGTCGTACCTCACCCGCGGCCGCGGTGATGCCCGGGTGCTCGCGCAGGAGATGGCGGCCAGCCGCAAAGGTGCGCGGCTGGGGCAATGGATGCTCAAGCATGAAGAGGGGTTGAAGAAACGGCCGGACCTGCAGGTGCCGGAGCGGCGCAAGGGGGCGGTGGGTGAGCCGCAACCGATGCAGCCTGATCGGCCGGCAGGGAAAGACAAGGAGCCCTCGACAGGGAAGCCCGGTAGCATGCCGTTGCATACCGTGGCGTGCTTCAAGGCCGACAAATTGCCACCCGCCAAGCATGGCGAGTTTGAACGGCAGTTGAAGGGGCAGCAGGATGGGTTGAATCGGCTGACGGTTGAGGAGTTTTTAGAAAACGTTGCCAATCCCGTAAAGCGAAACCCAATTGTAGCGCGCAAAGCTCGTAAACAGATGCAAGACAAGTTAGAGCAACGGATACTGGACGACTTGCCAGACGATTTGAGCCCACGTGAAGCCCAAAGGACGGCTGCAAAATTAGCGAAGGAGACGATGGCAACGCTCGCGGCATTGCACAACCCGGACCTGACCGCTGGAGGAAGAGATGTCATTGCCGATTTCGGTGACAAACAAGTCAACTCCACCATTGGCCCACAGTGGAAAAGCAAGATCAAGGGTATACAGCAAGCTGCCGAAGAAGCATTGAAATCAGGCGGAGATGCCTCCTTCATGAACATCAAACTGATCAAGTGCTAG